One genomic region from Nostoc sphaeroides encodes:
- a CDS encoding GumC family protein, with translation MVQTSLNPQITPASETEPSYGQLFAVFVRRFPWFLAVLITSIAIAGMVTFKTKPTYKSSMQLLVEPNYQGKKEGAGVDNQFTDSNVVIDTATQLNLMQSSGLIQKAVDKLQSDYPDISSGEIKASLVLTQLRSKEDNVATKIFQVEYTAGDPEKTQKVLGAIRQVYVEYNKQQQNSRLQKGLQIIREQLSKASEEVNAAETNLQRFRRNQNLIDPESQAKAIETALNNIAQERQTTRAQYGEALARQKSLEEQLNRSPQNALVASRLSQSTRYQGLLNEIQKSELALAQERLRFTDQTPSVQKLKEQLQSQKELLQQEVGRTLGEKSAGAFTNGDSLLEKGQLGQIDLSLAGQLVETQTTIVALTARDQTLAQKENELRFEIKRFPPLLAYYNRMLPQLQFSRERLEQLLRAEQQLRQELSKGGFNWEVVEEPQKGGQLGPNLQQNLLLGAVVGFMLGGIAAFIRESADDAVHTTAELEKQMAMPLLGTTPKLPPAKPKESMIKLPFGKPEVLAPWTIQVLQSPPRWESLDLIYKNIELLNTVANLKSLMITSALADEGKSALALGLAMSAARLHKRVLLIDANLRDPSLHEQLNLPNEQGLSTLLASDATLPNQISLQYSGSAYIDILTAGPRPADPANLLSSPRMIELMAAFEESYDLVLIDAPPVLGLVDAMLTASSCRSVVMVASIGIVTRSQLSQATAMLSKLNLIGVVANGVSDSSSNYVPYIKQQQLALRQAVEK, from the coding sequence GTGGTTCAAACTAGTCTAAATCCTCAGATAACTCCAGCTTCTGAAACTGAACCAAGCTATGGACAATTGTTTGCCGTATTTGTGCGAAGATTTCCTTGGTTTCTAGCAGTATTAATTACTTCTATTGCTATTGCAGGCATGGTAACTTTTAAAACCAAACCTACTTATAAAAGTTCCATGCAACTGCTAGTAGAACCAAACTATCAAGGTAAAAAAGAAGGAGCGGGGGTAGACAACCAATTTACCGACTCTAATGTGGTCATCGATACTGCAACCCAGCTTAACTTAATGCAGAGTTCAGGACTCATCCAAAAAGCAGTTGATAAACTTCAGTCTGATTATCCAGATATAAGTTCAGGTGAAATTAAAGCTTCCTTAGTCTTAACTCAATTAAGGAGCAAAGAAGATAATGTCGCTACTAAAATATTTCAAGTAGAATATACTGCTGGAGATCCAGAAAAAACACAAAAAGTTCTGGGCGCAATTCGACAAGTTTATGTGGAATATAACAAACAACAACAGAATTCGCGGTTACAAAAAGGTCTGCAAATTATCAGGGAACAGTTAAGTAAAGCCAGTGAAGAAGTAAACGCGGCTGAGACAAATTTACAAAGGTTCCGCAGAAATCAGAACTTAATTGATCCAGAGTCACAAGCCAAAGCGATTGAGACAGCTTTAAATAATATTGCCCAAGAAAGACAGACAACTCGTGCCCAATATGGCGAAGCATTAGCACGCCAAAAATCTTTGGAAGAACAACTTAACCGTTCTCCCCAAAATGCTCTAGTTGCTTCTCGTCTGAGTCAATCTACTCGCTATCAAGGTTTACTGAACGAAATTCAAAAAAGCGAACTGGCACTAGCACAGGAACGCTTACGTTTTACAGATCAAACTCCGAGTGTGCAAAAGCTCAAAGAACAGCTTCAAAGCCAGAAGGAATTATTGCAACAAGAGGTAGGAAGAACTTTAGGCGAAAAGTCTGCTGGTGCATTCACGAATGGAGACTCTCTTCTCGAAAAAGGACAGCTTGGCCAAATTGATCTCAGCCTAGCTGGTCAGTTAGTAGAAACGCAGACAACTATAGTTGCTTTAACTGCTCGCGATCAAACTTTAGCCCAAAAAGAAAACGAGTTGCGTTTTGAAATCAAACGCTTCCCGCCTCTTTTAGCTTATTACAATCGGATGTTACCGCAGTTGCAATTTAGCCGTGAAAGGTTAGAGCAACTTTTAAGAGCAGAACAGCAATTGCGGCAAGAACTTTCCAAGGGTGGATTTAATTGGGAAGTTGTGGAAGAACCTCAAAAAGGCGGACAATTAGGCCCCAATCTCCAACAGAACTTGCTGTTAGGTGCTGTGGTTGGGTTTATGTTAGGAGGCATTGCTGCCTTTATTCGAGAATCGGCTGATGATGCAGTTCACACTACTGCTGAGTTGGAGAAGCAAATGGCTATGCCGTTGTTGGGAACAACTCCCAAATTACCGCCAGCCAAACCCAAAGAATCAATGATCAAATTGCCTTTTGGTAAGCCAGAAGTTCTCGCGCCCTGGACAATTCAGGTATTGCAATCTCCACCGCGTTGGGAATCGCTGGATCTGATTTACAAAAACATTGAACTTTTAAATACTGTTGCTAACCTGAAATCTTTGATGATTACCTCAGCTTTAGCTGATGAGGGTAAGTCGGCTTTGGCGTTGGGTTTGGCGATGAGTGCTGCCCGTTTACATAAAAGGGTACTGCTGATTGATGCCAATTTACGCGATCCCAGTCTGCACGAACAACTGAATCTTCCTAATGAACAGGGGCTTTCAACTTTATTGGCGAGTGATGCAACTCTACCCAACCAGATTAGTCTTCAATACTCAGGTTCCGCCTACATCGATATTTTGACCGCTGGCCCCAGACCTGCTGATCCAGCTAATCTGTTGAGTTCCCCTCGGATGATAGAATTAATGGCAGCATTTGAGGAAAGCTATGATTTGGTACTCATAGATGCTCCCCCAGTTCTCGGCTTGGTGGATGCTATGCTCACCGCATCATCTTGTCGTAGCGTGGTTATGGTGGCAAGCATTGGGATTGTGACGCGAAGTCAGCTTAGTCAAGCTACAGCCATGCTGAGTAAGTTAAATCTGATTGGGGTTGTAGCTAATGGGGTATCAGACTCTAGTAGTAATTACGTACCTTATATCAAACAACAGCAATTAGCTCTGCGGCAAGCTGTGGAAAAGTAG
- a CDS encoding glycosyltransferase: MKIALVHDYLTQRGGAERVFELLCKRYPEADIFTSLYDPEKTIDLGDRIVNTTFLQKIPGAAKYFRSMAPLYFPAFRALDLQDYDLIISSSTSFAKAVRKNPNARHICFCHNVTRFLWDTATYLREYGDYRYFAPLIEQIFQVMRKVDLKYAQEPDLYIANSSVVARRIESIYGKKAMMVNYPIDTSKFLFSDIKEEYYLASARMISYKRLDIIVEAFNWLGWRLLISGDGPELARLKSKALKNIEFLGHVSDRTRKDLFSKAKSIIVAALEDYGLVPVEANASGTPVIAYGAGGVLDTQIPGETGVFFKRQTPESLQIALLEANGISWDYDRIRNHAVANFSENAFFGKVEQIINQACGVHQLFIGH; this comes from the coding sequence ATGAAAATTGCTCTAGTCCATGATTATTTAACCCAGCGAGGTGGGGCAGAGCGTGTGTTTGAACTGCTTTGTAAGCGTTATCCCGAAGCAGATATTTTCACATCTCTGTACGATCCAGAAAAAACTATTGATCTAGGCGATCGCATAGTCAACACAACCTTTTTACAAAAGATTCCCGGTGCAGCAAAATATTTTAGGTCAATGGCTCCTCTATATTTTCCTGCCTTTCGTGCCTTGGATCTGCAAGACTACGATTTAATTATTAGCAGTAGCACCAGCTTTGCTAAAGCTGTGCGAAAAAATCCCAATGCCCGCCACATTTGTTTTTGCCATAATGTCACCCGTTTCTTATGGGATACAGCAACCTATTTAAGAGAGTACGGAGACTATAGATATTTTGCTCCTTTAATCGAACAAATATTTCAAGTAATGAGAAAGGTAGACCTGAAATATGCACAGGAACCTGACCTTTACATTGCTAATTCTAGTGTTGTTGCCCGCCGTATTGAAAGTATTTATGGCAAAAAGGCAATGATGGTAAACTATCCAATTGATACTAGTAAATTTCTTTTTTCCGATATAAAAGAAGAATATTATCTGGCCTCAGCCCGGATGATTAGCTATAAGCGCCTTGATATAATAGTTGAAGCTTTTAATTGGCTGGGATGGCGCTTATTAATATCAGGTGATGGGCCAGAACTTGCACGGTTAAAATCCAAAGCATTAAAAAATATTGAGTTCTTGGGACACGTAAGTGATAGAACCCGCAAAGACTTGTTTTCCAAAGCCAAGTCTATTATTGTCGCAGCCTTAGAAGACTACGGATTAGTTCCAGTAGAGGCTAATGCTAGTGGCACACCAGTCATCGCCTATGGTGCAGGTGGAGTATTAGATACCCAAATACCAGGTGAAACCGGAGTCTTTTTCAAAAGGCAAACACCCGAATCTCTACAAATTGCATTACTAGAAGCCAATGGCATCTCTTGGGATTACGATCGCATCCGTAATCATGCAGTAGCAAACTTTTCCGAGAATGCCTTCTTTGGGAAAGTTGAGCAAATCATTAACCAAGCTTGTGGTGTGCATCAATTATTCATTGGTCATTAG
- a CDS encoding NAD(P)H-dependent oxidoreductase encodes MIIIDRALQARAAAGNPIKVGMIGAGFMGRGIANQIVNSVPGMELVAISNRQIDAAKQAYSEAGIEDIQVVATVSELEDAIANGKYAVTEDAKLLCRAEGIDALIEVTGAVEFGAHIVMEAIAHCKHVIMMNAELDGTIGPILKVYADKAGVILSACDGDQPGVQMNLYRFVKSIGLTPLLCGNIKGLQDPYRNPTTQEGFAKRWGQKPHMVASFADGTKISFEQAIVANATGMKVAQRGMLGYDFNGYVDEMTQLYDIEQLKELGGIVDYVVGAKPGPGVYVFATHDDPKQQHYLNLYKLGEGPLYSFYTPYHLCHFEVPLSVARAVLFGDAVMSPLAGPLVDVVTTAKIDLKAGETLDGIGYYMTYGQCENSNIVQQQNLLPIGLAEGCRLKRDISKDQVLTYEDVELPEGRLCDQLRTEQNNYFASEKILAAVG; translated from the coding sequence ATGATTATTATCGATCGCGCCTTACAAGCCCGTGCAGCAGCAGGAAATCCTATCAAGGTGGGAATGATTGGTGCTGGTTTTATGGGTCGAGGAATTGCCAACCAAATTGTCAATTCAGTGCCAGGAATGGAGTTAGTTGCTATCTCCAATCGCCAGATTGATGCAGCTAAACAAGCTTATTCGGAAGCAGGAATTGAAGATATTCAAGTTGTTGCAACTGTCAGCGAATTAGAAGATGCGATCGCTAACGGTAAATATGCAGTCACAGAAGACGCTAAGTTACTGTGTCGGGCCGAGGGCATCGATGCATTAATCGAAGTCACAGGTGCAGTGGAATTTGGCGCTCACATCGTTATGGAAGCGATCGCCCATTGCAAGCATGTGATCATGATGAATGCCGAACTCGACGGCACCATTGGCCCCATCCTGAAAGTCTATGCTGACAAAGCAGGTGTGATTCTCAGCGCCTGTGATGGCGATCAGCCAGGGGTGCAAATGAACCTCTACCGCTTTGTCAAAAGCATTGGTCTAACTCCCTTATTGTGCGGTAACATTAAAGGACTCCAAGACCCCTATCGCAATCCCACCACCCAGGAAGGATTTGCTAAACGTTGGGGTCAAAAGCCCCACATGGTGGCTAGCTTCGCAGACGGAACCAAAATTTCCTTTGAGCAAGCGATCGTTGCCAATGCCACAGGGATGAAAGTCGCTCAACGGGGAATGTTGGGATATGACTTCAACGGTTATGTCGATGAAATGACCCAGCTATATGATATTGAACAACTCAAAGAACTGGGCGGCATTGTCGATTATGTAGTTGGAGCAAAACCTGGCCCAGGCGTATATGTATTTGCCACACACGACGACCCCAAGCAACAGCACTATCTCAACTTATACAAATTAGGCGAAGGCCCACTTTACAGCTTCTATACTCCTTATCACCTCTGTCATTTTGAAGTTCCCTTGTCCGTAGCGCGGGCTGTCCTATTCGGTGATGCGGTTATGTCTCCATTAGCAGGCCCGCTAGTAGATGTTGTCACCACTGCTAAAATCGACCTGAAAGCAGGAGAAACCTTAGATGGCATCGGTTACTACATGACCTACGGACAATGTGAAAATTCTAATATCGTTCAACAGCAAAATCTTCTACCAATTGGTTTAGCTGAAGGATGTCGCCTCAAACGAGATATTTCTAAGGATCAAGTTCTCACTTATGAGGATGTAGAATTACCTGAAGGCAGACTCTGCGACCAACTAAGAACTGAGCAAAACAATTATTTCGCCTCAGAAAAAATCTTAGCAGCAGTTGGGTAA
- a CDS encoding glycosyltransferase — MPNNLLSRVGNTISFVSKKVQARINYAKTLQVVSLKPKQPSKGNVLLSYRIEPFLLKPGQPMPNDHTWYWEVWQIAQTFLTLGYNVDVIQFHNDKFVPQKDYAFFIDIRHRMEALAPKLNKDCIKIFHVDIANMVFRNAAECNRLLELQRRKGITLKPQRFEVPNLGIEYADCAIVLGNDFTTDTFKYANKPMYRIPISSPVLYPYADNKDFEAVRKRFLWFGGSALVLKGLDLVLDAFAQMPEYHLTICGPVSSDKEFEQAFYKELYETPNIHTYGWIDVSSSDFIEVTNNCLGLVYPSVSEGQSGAVISCLQAGLIPILSYESGVDVHDFGVIFDNLSVDEIKAKVRSISNLPVEDLKLMSRQAWEYARANHTKEKFAQVYKNVVEQIIENHSQKKQTASIASSKEPVISHS, encoded by the coding sequence CGGAAATACTATCTCTTTTGTCTCTAAAAAAGTCCAAGCTCGCATCAATTACGCTAAGACGTTACAGGTTGTTTCCCTAAAGCCTAAACAGCCTTCTAAGGGGAATGTACTTCTTTCTTATCGGATTGAGCCATTCCTTTTAAAACCTGGTCAGCCAATGCCTAATGACCATACTTGGTACTGGGAAGTTTGGCAAATTGCCCAAACTTTTTTAACTTTAGGCTATAACGTTGATGTTATCCAATTTCACAATGATAAATTCGTTCCCCAAAAAGATTACGCATTTTTCATTGATATCCGTCATCGAATGGAAGCGCTTGCACCAAAACTCAATAAGGATTGCATCAAGATTTTCCACGTTGATATTGCGAATATGGTGTTTCGTAATGCAGCAGAATGCAACAGACTTCTAGAACTACAACGGCGCAAAGGTATCACCTTAAAACCACAGCGATTTGAAGTTCCTAACTTGGGAATTGAATATGCCGATTGTGCGATTGTGTTAGGTAACGATTTCACAACTGATACATTTAAGTATGCCAATAAACCAATGTATCGCATCCCAATTTCTTCGCCCGTGCTTTATCCTTATGCCGACAATAAAGATTTTGAAGCGGTAAGAAAGCGTTTTCTGTGGTTTGGTGGTAGTGCTTTAGTCCTCAAAGGATTAGATTTAGTTTTAGATGCCTTTGCCCAAATGCCGGAATACCATTTAACAATTTGTGGCCCGGTAAGTAGTGACAAAGAATTTGAGCAAGCTTTCTATAAAGAACTGTATGAAACACCTAACATCCACACTTATGGTTGGATTGATGTTAGTAGCTCTGATTTTATAGAGGTGACAAATAACTGTCTAGGGCTTGTTTATCCTTCCGTTTCTGAAGGACAGTCAGGAGCAGTAATTAGTTGCTTGCAAGCCGGGTTAATCCCGATTTTAAGCTACGAATCTGGTGTAGATGTTCACGATTTTGGTGTGATTTTTGATAATCTTTCTGTTGACGAAATTAAGGCGAAAGTTAGAAGTATTTCCAATTTGCCTGTAGAAGACCTAAAGCTGATGTCTCGTCAGGCTTGGGAATATGCAAGAGCAAATCATACCAAAGAAAAGTTTGCCCAAGTTTACAAAAATGTTGTGGAGCAAATTATCGAAAATCATAGCCAGAAAAAACAGACTGCTTCTATAGCGTCTAGCAAAGAACCAGTTATTAGCCATAGCTAA